The DNA sequence CATTCTCCGGCGCCTTTTCCGGCAGCAGCAGCGCAGTGACGGAAAGCTTGGAGCGGGGCTCGCTGATCCTGATGGAGGTCATATCTGGCCTTTCGCGGCGGCGGATTGCAGTTTGCTGCGCAGGAAGGTGAAGGGCCGGCTGATGTCGGCGACCAGTGCTTCGCGCGCCGCCCAAGCATCCTGCGTGGCCAGCGCCTCGACGATGCGGCGGTGATACTGGGCGGTGTCGACCTCGCCGGCTTCCGAGAAAGCGTAGATGGCGACGCGGATGCATGGACCTGATTGCAGCCACAGGCTCTCGATCATCGGGATCAACACGGCCGAGCCGCAGGAGCGATAGATCTCGAAGTGAAAGCTCTGGTTGAGCGTCACTTCGCGGTCGACATCCTTCTTGTGTTTCAGCGCCCGCATCTCGTCCCACTCGCCGAGAATGGTTTCGATGGTGGTGATCTGGCGCGGCCCCATGCGGGCGGCGGCCAGCGCGATCGCCTCGCCCTCGATCAGGACGCGGGCACGCAAGAGATCGTCGAGGCGCTCCAGCGTGATTGGCGGCACCCGCACCGAACGGTTGGGCAGCGCCTCCAGCGCCTTTTCCGTGATCAGCCGGCCAAGCGCCTCCCGCACCGGCATGGTCGAAGTGACCAGCGCATCGGCCAGCCCACGGATAGTCAGCACCTGGCTTGGCTCGAACAGGCCGCCGATCAAGGCCCGACGCAGCTCGGAATAGACGCGATCCTGCACCGTCTCACGGCCGACCGGAGCCAGCTGGGCCGCGATCGCCTCGTTGTTTTTCTCGATGGCAGCCTTTTGCATGGAATTCCGTTCTCGGCGGGTTTTCGGCTTGCAGATGAAATTAAAGCCGAATAGCGTGATCAAAGCAAGTGTGATCACAAATCATAATCGGAAGACGGCGACGACCGTCTTCGGCCAGAGGGTTTGATGAGCGAGGCAGCGGAAAGGCAGGGCAAGGAGACCTGTGTCCCGGTCCTGACGGCAAGCAACGTCGTCAGGCGGTTCGGCGGACTTGTCGCCGTCAACAATGTCTCGTTTCATGTCAAAGCGGGCGAAATCCTCGGCCTGATCGGACCCAACGGGGCCGGCAAGACGACCATGTTCGACCTGCTCGCAGGCAGCATCCTGCCGACCAGCGGCGACATCCTTCTCAACGGCACGCGCGTCTCCGGCGAAGCCGCTCATTTGCGCATCGGCCGAGGGCTCGGCCGCACCTTCCAGATCCCGCGCCCGCTGCCCAATCTGACGCTGATCGAAAACATCATGCTCGCGGCACAGGGCCAAGCCGGCGAAAAGCTGCTGGCTAACTTCCTCACGCCGTGGCGGGTGGCGGCACAGGAAAAAGCCGCCCGGACGAAAGCCCTCGAGCTGCTCGAACTCGTCACCCTCAGCCATCTCGCCCATGAGCCGGCGCGCGTGCTGTCCGGCGGCCAGCGCAAGCTGCTCGAACTTGCCCGGGTCATGATGGCCGACCCGGCGATCATCCTGCTTGACGAACCCGCCGCCGGCGTCAACGCGACGCTGCTCGAAGTCATCATCGACCGCATCCGCGACATCAACGCGCGCGGCATCACCTTCCTGCTGATCGAGCACAACATCGACATGGTGACGCGGCTCTGCCACCGCGTCCTTGTAATGGCGAGCGGCCAACTGCTGAGCGAAGGCACGGCAGAAGAGGTCGCGCGCGACCCGCGCGTCATCGAGGCCTATCTCGGAGGCACCGCATGAGCGAGACCGTCCTCGATGTACGCGACCTCGAAGCCGGCTATGAGCCCGGCGTGCCGATCGTGCGCGGCGCCTCGATCACCGTCGACAGAGGCGAGATCGTCGTCGTGCTCGGCCCCAACGGCGCTGGCAAGTCGAGCTTCATCAAGGCGATCGCCGGCCTCGTGCCGATCACCGGCGGCACGGTGCTGCTGGACGGCAGGGACATCACCGCCGCGCCCGCCCACACCATGGTGCGGCTTGGCCTCGCCTTCGTGCCGCAGACCGAGAACATCTTTCCGCTGATGTCGGTGGAGGACAATCTCAAGGTGTCCTGCGGCATCCTCGAGCGGCGCGACATCCCGGCTCGCATCGAGGAAATGTACGCCGCCTTCCCCGACCTTGTCCGCCAGCGCCGCACCGCCGCCGGCAATCTGTCGGGAGGCCAGCGGCAGATGCTTGCCGTGGCGCGGGCGCTGATCGTCCATCCCAAGGTGCTGGTGCTGGACGAGCCGTCCGCCGGCCTGTCGCCGAAGTTCGTCGCGATGGTATTCGAGATGCTGGCCGGCATCCGCAAGTCCGGAGTCACCATCCTTTTGGTCGAGCAGAATGCCAAGGCAGCGCTTGCCATCGGCGACCGCGCCTATGTGCTGGCCGAAGGCAAGGACCGGCACGAAGGCATAGCCTCCGAATTGTGGAACGACCCTGTCGTCGCCGAACTCTATCTTGGCCAGCGCCCTTCTCACGTAGGTAAGGGAGGCGCGGCATGAGCCTGCAATTCATCGTCGACGGATTGCTGACCGGCTCGATGATCGGCCTCGGCGCCATCGGCGTGACGCTCACCTATTCGATCCTGCGTTTCTCCAACTTCGCCCATGGCGACTTCATGGCCTGGGGCACCTATGCGACGCTGGCCGTGGTCAGTGCCATCGGTGCGATGTTCGGCAAGGTGGCGCCGATTGGGCCGCTGTCCTTCGGCTGGCCGCTTCTTGTTGCCCTGATCGTCGGCATGGCATTCACCGCCTTGCTCGCACTGCTGCTCGACAAGATCCTGTTTTCGCGGTTGCGATCGCAGGGCCAGGCGATCATCGTGGTGATGGCGAGCTTCGGTGCCTCGATGGCGCTACGCAGCCTGCTCGAATTCATCTTCACCTCACGGCCGACCTATTTCAGCCGGGCGATCCAGATCGCCATGCCGGTCGGCTTCGGCATCCGCATCACGCCCGACCAGATCGCATTGCTCGTGTTGACCGCCATACTCGTGCTCGGCGTGCATCTGTTGATGACGCGCACGCAGACTGGCCGCGCCATGCAGGCCTTGAGCCAGAACGCGGCACTGGCCCGCGTCGTCGGGATCGACGTTGCCAGCGTGGTGCGGGTGACGTGGATCATCGGCGGCGCGCTCGCCTGCGTGGCTGGCGTGATGATCGGCATCCTGGTGCAGATCCGCCCGTTCATGGGCTTCGACATGCTGCTGCCGATGTTCGCCGCCGCCATCCTCGGCGGCATCGGCAGCATCCCGGGCGCGGTGCTCGGCGGCCTGATCATCGGTCTCGCCGAAGCCGGCGCGGTGCAGCTGATCGGCGCCGAATGGCGCGCCGCCGTTTCCTTCATCATCCTGATGGCCGTGCTGTTCGTGCGGCCGATCGGCCTTTTCGGAGTTCGGGAAAGATGATCGATCTGGTCGGATACGGCGCCTTCTTCCTGACCACGGCGCTGATCTTCTCACTGGTCACGCTGGGGCTCAACCTGCAATGGGGCCTGACCGGCCTGTTCAATGTCGGCCTGGCGGGCTTCGTCGCCATCGGTGCCTACACCTCGGCGCTGCTGACGACACCGGACGATCCCGCGCGGCTCGGCGGCTTTGGCCTGCCCATCCTCGCCGGCTGGGTGGGTGCCATGATCGTTGGCGGCATTGCGGCCGCGCTTACCGGCATGGCGACGTTGCGTCTTAGATCCGACTATCTGGCGATCACCACCTTCGGCGTGGCCGTCGTCGTGCAATTGGTCGCACTCAACGCGCAGAAACTGACTGGCGGACCGTTCGGCGTCGGCTTCATCCCGCGCCCCTTCGGCGGCCTGGCGGAGACGCCGCTGCTGTTCAACCTGTCGAACCTCGCCGTCGTCTGCGCTGTGACGCTGATTGCCTATCTCGCCTTGGAACACCTGTCGCGCAGCCCCTGGGGGCGTGTGCTGAAGGCGCTGCGGGAGGACGAGCGGGCCGCGATTTCGCTGGGCAAGAGCGCGCGCTTCTACCGCGTCCAGGCGTTTGCCGTCGGCGGCGCCATCATGGCGCTGGCCGGCGCGCTGCAGGCGCATTTCACCGGCTTCATCGCGCCGGACAATTACCTGCCGATCCTCACCTTTCAGGTCTGGGTGATGCTGATCGTAGGGGGCTCGGGCAGCAATCTCGGCGCGGTCATCGGCAGTGTCCTGGTCTGGGGGATTTGGGCCGGATCGGGCACGCTGACCAGCGTGTTCTTCCCGCCCGAGCAGCAGGCGCGCGCCGCTTCGCTGCAGATCGTCGCCATCGGCGTGATGCTCTGCGTGATCCTGCTGATGCGGCCGAACGGATTGTTCGGCGACAGGCCGCTGCGGACGCGCTTCGGCAAGCGCACGCGGATCGCGACGGACAAAAGCAGTTCCGGTTCATGAATTCCCTGATCCGGCAGAGTGCGAACGGCACTTCGCTTTGGCATGCCATCAGCCGCGATCGCCGCAAGCGGCCTGCGCTGAGTGGCAACCTCGATGTCGACCTTGCCATTGTCGGCGGCGGATTTTCTGGCCTTTCAACCGCATTGCACGCCGCCGGAAAAGGACTTTCCATCGCCGTTCTCGAAGCCGAGATCATCGCCTGGGGCGCGACCGGCAGGAATGCCGGTTTCGTCGTGCCGAACTTCGCCAGGATGGACCCCGGCAGCATCCTCGCGCATCTCGGCGCCGAGCGCGGCGAACGCCTCATCGATTTTGCCGCCGGCAGTGCCGACCTCGTCTTCGGCTTGATCCGGCGGCACGGCATCGACTGCGACGCGGTGCAGAACGGATGGATCCAGCCGGCGCACTCGCCGGCGGCCCTGGAGAAGGTCAAATCCCGCGCGGACCAATGGGCGCGGCGCGGCCGGCCTGTCGTAACCCTGGATCGGCAAGAGGTCGAAGCGCTGACCGGCGCACGCGGCTATGTCGGTGGCTGGATGGATCGTTCCAGCGGCGTGCTCAATCCGGTCGCCTATGCGCGGGGGCTCGCCGATGCGGCGGAGAAGGCCGGCGCGAAGATTTTCGAGCACACGCCGGTCACCTCGATCGATCGCGTCGCCGATGGTTGGGCACTTCAAACACGGTTGGGCCTGGTACGCGCGGCCAAGGTGCTGATCGCTACCAACGCCTATGGCGGGTCGCTCGATCCGTTGCTGCGGCGAACCTATATTCCGCTGAAGGTCTTCCAGATCGCGACCGCGCCCCTGCCGCATGAAATCCGAACGCGTCTGCTGCCTGGCGGACAAGGCGTCGGCGACACCAGGCGCAACCTCTTCACCTTTCGCTTCGACGCCGACAACCGGCTGATCAGCGGCGGCATGCATATTCTTGGCGCCGGCGCCGATACGCGCGTGCCGCAAACAATCTGGCGACGGCTCGGCCGGCAGCTCGACCTGCCTGATTTGCCCCCCCTTGCCTACAGCTGGTCGGGGATGGCGGCGGTCGAACCGGATTTCCTGCCGCATCTCCTGGACCTCGGACCGGGGCTGATTGCCGGTCGCGCCTGCAATGGACGCGGCATCGCCATGACCACGGCGATGGGCAAGGTGCTGGCCGACTGGGCCGCTGGAGCCGAAGCGCGTGATGTGCCGGTGCCCTTCGCACCGCCGGCGCCAATTCCGTTCCATGCCCTGCTGCGGCACGCGCCCAACATGCTGCTCGGCTGGAGCATCCTGCGCGACCGGATGGACGAGACGGCTTAGGCCGACCGAGCCTGCGGTCAGTGCGCCATGTGAAGATTGTCGCAGAGGACCGCGGCCGCCACGGAGATATCCTCTTCAAGGGAAGCCCGAACGGCCGGGCCGTTGCGCTGTTCCAGCGCGGCGACGATCCCGCGGTGTGCGTCATTGGATTGCGGAATGTAGCGATCGGCCCGCATCAGGAGCTTGAGATAGGGTCCGACGCGCCCCCAGAGATCGCGGATCATGTTCAAGAGGATCGGCGCGCCGGCGTGCTCATAAATAGCAAAATGGAAGGCTTCGTTCAGGGCCAGATAGGCCGTGGCGTCCTGCGCCTCGATGGCCCGCTGCATGTCGCCGAGCGCGGCTTGGATGTCGGCCAGCCCGCTTTCAGTCATCCGTGACGTGGCCATCTCGCCTGCCAGTCCCTCGACGGCGATGCGGATGCGGGTCAGTTCCGAGAAGGCGGGCGCGGAGAGCAAGGGCACGATGATCGAGCGGTTGTTCTGCATTTCCAGAAGTCGCTCGGCGACCAGTCTTTGCAGCGCCTCGCGGATCGGCGTCGTCGAAATGCCAAAGCTCTCGGCAAGCTTGCGGATGACCAGTATCTGGCCCGGGCTGAAGCCGCCCGAGATCAACTCCTGCTTGAGCGCGCCGTAGGCCCGGTCATTGAGGGTTTGATGCTCGAGCTTCAGCATGCGTGCCCGCTCAGCTCACCAGTTCGACAGTGCGCGATCGAGCGCCTCGGCCAGCTGCTCGGCATTGTCCCTGGCAAAGGGCAGTGGCGGCCTGATCTTCAGCACATTGCCGCGTGGACCGCACGACGAGATCAGCACGCCGTCCTCGCGCATGGCTTCAACGACGGATGAAGTCTTGGCAGCAGCAGTGGCCTCATCCTCCGCCATCAGCTCGACGCCGAAATAGAGGCCGTTGTGCCTGACATCGGCGACCATGCCGTGCCGGCTCTGCAAGGCGGCCAGCAATTCTCCTGTATAGGCGCCAACCGTCCGCGCGTTTTCGATCAGCCCCTCGCCCTCGATCACATCGAGCACGGCGATGCCGACCGCGGCGGCGACCGGATTGCCGCCGAAAGTGTTGAAGTAGCCGGTGTTCGAACCGAACGAGCTCACCAGCTGCGGCCGCACGATCACCGCGCCCATCGGATGCCCGTCGCCGATCGGCTTGCCCATGGTGACGATGTCAGGCGCGAGGCCATAGTTGGCGAAGCCCCACATGCCCTGGCCAAGCCGGCCGAAACCGGACTGGACCTCGTCGGCAATGACGATGCCGCCGGCCTTCCTGACATGATCGGCCGCATCGCGCATGACGGAAGCGTCGGGGAAGAAGATGCCGTCGCTGGAAAAGGCGGAATCGAGCAGCAGCGCCGCCGGGCGGATATTTTGCGCCCGCATATCCTCGATAGCGGCGGCGACATTTCTGGCGAAATCATGCGCGGCGCGGCCGCCGTCGCGGAACGTGTCCGGCGCTGCCACGGCCCGATGCCGGGCGGGCACGCCCGCTGCCCCGACCGCAGCCGGCGACAGCTGTGCTGTCGCGATGGTCGCGCCGTGGTAGGCGAAGTCGGTGATGATCACGCCGGTGTTGCCGGTCGAGTGCTGGGCGATGCGGATGGCGAGATCGTTGGCCTCGCTGCCGGTGCAAGTGAACATGGCATGGCCGAGACGGGGGGGAAGCGTGCCGAGCAGCCTTTCCGCGTAGTCGAGAATGATCTCGCTGAGATAGCGCGTGTGCGTGTTGAGCGTGGCGGCCTGCCCAGATAGCGCCTCCACGACGCGCGGATGGCAGTGTCCGACGGAGGCGACGTTGTTATAGGCGTCGAGGTATTTTCGGCCTTGGGCATCGTAGAGCCAGACACCGCTGCCACGCACCAGATGGATGGGGCTGCGGTAGAAGGCGCGATAGGTTGGCCCGAGCAATCTGGCGCGGCGTTCGAGCAGCGCTTGCTCGGATGCCGCCGAGTCGACATTTGCAGGATGTGGCGAGGACAGGGACACGGCATCTACTCCGGCTTGGAATGGTCGAGAAAATAGCGGCGGGCGTCCGCGGACGACAGTCCGTCCAGCCGCTCAAGCGAGGCCCAGACCTCGGTGATGAGGCGCAGGACATAGTCGCGCTTGGCCGGAAAACGCTCGGCCTGCCAGCTGGCGATGTTGGCGATGAGTGCGAGGCGGGCACGAATGAGGTGAAAGAGGATGCCAAGTTCTTCGATCTCGAGCGGCTGCACGGACTGATAGCCGGCGACGAAGCGCGCGGCGGGCGCCAGCGGATGACCTTCGGCCGGCCAGCGATAGACGGCCCCGATGGCGAGATCGCAGATCAGCGGCGAATGGATCATGTCGCCGAAATCGAGGATGCCGTTGACCATTTCCGGTCGCGAAGCGTCCATCACCACATTGTAGGAGTTCATGTCGTTGTGGACGATCTGGGCGCGCAGCCCGGGAATAACCGGCGCCGCGTGCTCCTCGTAGGCGTCGATGGCGCGCTCGACCATGGCGCGATGGCCGGCATCGACGATATGCGCCAGCATCGGCCGCGTCTTGGCGACCTTGCGGATGTCCCACAAAAGGTCACTGCCGGCGGCCGGATGGAAGAAGCCGCGAAGCGCCCGGCCAAGCCGGGCGAGGAAGATGCCGAGATTGCGATCCTGTGCCGATGAGGTGAGCGAGCGCGAAAGCAGCTGTCCCGGCAGATAGGTGACGAGCCGCACGATGCGCGGCGCCGATCCGCCGATGCCGACCATGAACTGCGCTTCGCCTTCGAGGCTCTTGCGCACCGAGGGAACCGGCAAAGCCGGGTCGACCGTCAGTATATGGTCGAGCGCCTTGTTCTGGAAATCGGTGAAATCAGCCTCTTCCGCCGGATGCGAGACCTTCAGGACAAATTCACCCTCGCCTTCTGTCTGGATGTGAAAATTGTGGTCGCGTTCGCCTGGCAGCGTGCGCGCGCTGCCAGTGAGCCCATAGTGGCGACGCAACAGGGCAAGCGCCTCGGCGATCGAGACGTCGGGCGCATCGTCCGCGAGCGTCTCGCCGAAAGCATCCGATACGGCCGCGTTCATGGCCTGACCTCGGCATCGATGGGTTCGAGGCCGCACCAGTCGGCGATGAAGAGCGCAATGGTCTGGGTGACCTTGCGCACGGAATCGAGATCGACAGCCTCGTCATAGCCATGCGGCATGCGGCAGATCGGGCCGTAGACGATTGCCGGCGTGTCGGCATAAAGGCCGAAGAAGCGCGCATCGGTGGTGGCCGAGGTGACATGTTCCGTCAACGGCTCACCCCACACGGCGGTGTGGCTGCGGCGCAGCACGGCTTCCATCTCGTCGGCGCCTTCCAGCACATAGCCCTCGGCCATGAAGCCGTTATAGGTCATCCTGGGCGGGCGATTGGCGAGGAACGGATCGGCGCGGGCGGCATCGGCGATGCAGGCCTCGAGTTCGGCCCTGGCGTCCTCGAGCTTCTGGCCGGGATAGGTCGCGACCCGCATCTCGAAGACGCAGCGGGCGGGAACGCTCGATGTCCATTCGCCGCCTTGGATCTTGCCGAGGTTGAATCGGATCGGGTGCGGGTGATTACAGAAATGCCTGTCGTCAACCTTTCTGGCATTCCAGACGATTTCGAGTTGCTTCAGCGCCTGGATGATGAGAAACGCCTTCTCGATGGCATTGGCGCCGGCGGAAAAGGCGCCCGACGCGTGCTGCGGATCGCCGTCGACCTCGACCTTGAACCAGATCGGCCCAACCTGCGCCCGCATCAATCTTGGTTCCAGCGGTTCGGGAATGAAGGCGGCGTCGGCGCGATAACCGCGCTGCAGGCAAGCGAGCGCACCATTGCCGGTGCACTCCTCCTCGACCACCGACTGCAGGAACACTTTCGCCGCAGGCTGATAGCCGAGGCCGCGCAAGGCGGCCAACGCATAGAGACAGGCCGACAGGCCCGCCTTCATGTCGCCGGCGCCACGGCCATGCATCCAGCCATCCTCGATCGCCGGATCGTAGGGATCTCGCACCCAGCGGTCGAGCGGTCCGGTCGGTACCACATCGATATGGCCGTTGAGGATCAGCGAGCGACCGGTGACGTTTTTCGGCGTGTGGGTGGCGACGACGTTGAACGCGTCATCGTAGGAAACCGCTACGGGCGAGAATCCAGGCAGGTCGCGGATCGCATCGACATCGACACGCCACATATCGACCGCATAGCCATTGGCTTCATAAGCAGCCGCCATGAAGGATTGCGCGGCGTGTTCCTCACCGCGCTGCGAGGGAAAGCGTACGAGGTCCGCCAGGAAGGCGAGCTGGCGGTCAAAGCCCTCGTCGACCGCCCGCAAGATGGCCTCGTCCGCAATTCGTTCAGGCATGATATTCCGCTTCTCTATGGATGGTGTATCATATCTCATATGCCATTCTTCGAAAAGGCAAGGCGACAGGCGGGTCAAAATCATGGCCCACCTCTGGAGCCACTTGGCAGGCGGCCGCAGAGTTGGCATCAGCTTCTTGACATGCCGGCTAGGCTGCGCGGCGGAAGACCGAGGACAGATGCAAGTCACTGAAGGCTCATTGCCGGATGAAACCACCGATCTCGTCCCGGGCTACCGGCGCGTGCCGGCAGGCAAGATCATCAATGCGGTGACGTGGATGGAGGCGCGTGCCCCGGTGCCCGGTCTCGCGCATCCGCTGGCGATGATCCGCGTCACCAAGCCCGATCCCGCCGTCTACCGCGCAGTCTTCCTCGAGATCGGCGCTCCCTGGCTCTGGGACCGCGCCGCCGAAATGTCGGACGCCGACATCGCGGCGCATTTTGCCGACCGACGTCAGCATCTGTACTACGGCCATGATGAGAGTGGGCGGCATGTCGGCATGGTCGAATTCTCGATCGCCGGCAGCAACGAGATCGAGATTACCTATTTCGGCCTGTTTCCCTCCTTGACTGGCCAAGGCTTCGGCAAACGGCTGATGGCAGGCGCGCTCGACCAGGCATGGCGCCTAGGCCCCATCCGCATCTGGCTGCACACCAGCAGCTTCGATCATCACAGCGTCATCGGTTTTTACAGGGCTTGCGGATTTGAACCCTATGCAACCGGTTTCGAAATCACCGATGATCCCAGGATCAAGGGCACCCTGCCGCGCGATTGCGCGCCGCAAATTCCGCTGATCGAAACGGAATGGGTGCCCGGCGCCAGATGAGACCGTCGTCGCAACCCGCCAGCCTGGCATCGCCTCACCATCGCCGGTGGGTACGGCGCGAGAGCATCTTGTCGAGGCTGGAGCGGCATGTCGACACGCGCATCGTGCTGTTCGCCGCGCCCGCCGGCTTCGGCAAATCGACGACGATGGCGCAATGGGCGGCCGAAGTCGCGCGCCACGGCCGGCTGACGGCCTGGCTGTCCTGCGAGGCGACGGACAATGACGAAGGCGCCTTCCTGTCGCATCTGGTGGGGGCGTTGCGCCATCTCGTCCAGAACCCGGCCGAGCTCGACCTCGCCTTCCAGTCGAGCCCCATCCCGCAACTCGACGTGGTGCTTGCGGCACTCGTGTCGGGTTTGGCGGCACGCCACGCCGACATCACCCTGTTCTTCGACGACTATCACGCCATCGATGCACCGGCGGTGAAGCGGTTCATGGAACGGCTGACCCGGCAGGCACCAACCAACGTCGTCTTCGTCATCGGTTCGCGCAACCTGCCCGAGCTGCAGCTCGGCAAGCTCAGGGTGCTCGGCGATATCTTTGAAATCGGCCCGGACGATCTGCGTTTCGCCTCGTCGGAAGCCGAAGCCTTCTTCAACGACAAGCTTGGCCTCTCTGTCAGC is a window from the Mesorhizobium australicum WSM2073 genome containing:
- a CDS encoding phosphotransferase; amino-acid sequence: MNAAVSDAFGETLADDAPDVSIAEALALLRRHYGLTGSARTLPGERDHNFHIQTEGEGEFVLKVSHPAEEADFTDFQNKALDHILTVDPALPVPSVRKSLEGEAQFMVGIGGSAPRIVRLVTYLPGQLLSRSLTSSAQDRNLGIFLARLGRALRGFFHPAAGSDLLWDIRKVAKTRPMLAHIVDAGHRAMVERAIDAYEEHAAPVIPGLRAQIVHNDMNSYNVVMDASRPEMVNGILDFGDMIHSPLICDLAIGAVYRWPAEGHPLAPAARFVAGYQSVQPLEIEELGILFHLIRARLALIANIASWQAERFPAKRDYVLRLITEVWASLERLDGLSSADARRYFLDHSKPE
- a CDS encoding branched-chain amino acid ABC transporter permease, which codes for MIDLVGYGAFFLTTALIFSLVTLGLNLQWGLTGLFNVGLAGFVAIGAYTSALLTTPDDPARLGGFGLPILAGWVGAMIVGGIAAALTGMATLRLRSDYLAITTFGVAVVVQLVALNAQKLTGGPFGVGFIPRPFGGLAETPLLFNLSNLAVVCAVTLIAYLALEHLSRSPWGRVLKALREDERAAISLGKSARFYRVQAFAVGGAIMALAGALQAHFTGFIAPDNYLPILTFQVWVMLIVGGSGSNLGAVIGSVLVWGIWAGSGTLTSVFFPPEQQARAASLQIVAIGVMLCVILLMRPNGLFGDRPLRTRFGKRTRIATDKSSSGS
- a CDS encoding NAD(P)/FAD-dependent oxidoreductase gives rise to the protein MNSLIRQSANGTSLWHAISRDRRKRPALSGNLDVDLAIVGGGFSGLSTALHAAGKGLSIAVLEAEIIAWGATGRNAGFVVPNFARMDPGSILAHLGAERGERLIDFAAGSADLVFGLIRRHGIDCDAVQNGWIQPAHSPAALEKVKSRADQWARRGRPVVTLDRQEVEALTGARGYVGGWMDRSSGVLNPVAYARGLADAAEKAGAKIFEHTPVTSIDRVADGWALQTRLGLVRAAKVLIATNAYGGSLDPLLRRTYIPLKVFQIATAPLPHEIRTRLLPGGQGVGDTRRNLFTFRFDADNRLISGGMHILGAGADTRVPQTIWRRLGRQLDLPDLPPLAYSWSGMAAVEPDFLPHLLDLGPGLIAGRACNGRGIAMTTAMGKVLADWAAGAEARDVPVPFAPPAPIPFHALLRHAPNMLLGWSILRDRMDETA
- a CDS encoding ABC transporter ATP-binding protein, with the translated sequence MSETVLDVRDLEAGYEPGVPIVRGASITVDRGEIVVVLGPNGAGKSSFIKAIAGLVPITGGTVLLDGRDITAAPAHTMVRLGLAFVPQTENIFPLMSVEDNLKVSCGILERRDIPARIEEMYAAFPDLVRQRRTAAGNLSGGQRQMLAVARALIVHPKVLVLDEPSAGLSPKFVAMVFEMLAGIRKSGVTILLVEQNAKAALAIGDRAYVLAEGKDRHEGIASELWNDPVVAELYLGQRPSHVGKGGAA
- a CDS encoding aspartate aminotransferase family protein, producing MSLSSPHPANVDSAASEQALLERRARLLGPTYRAFYRSPIHLVRGSGVWLYDAQGRKYLDAYNNVASVGHCHPRVVEALSGQAATLNTHTRYLSEIILDYAERLLGTLPPRLGHAMFTCTGSEANDLAIRIAQHSTGNTGVIITDFAYHGATIATAQLSPAAVGAAGVPARHRAVAAPDTFRDGGRAAHDFARNVAAAIEDMRAQNIRPAALLLDSAFSSDGIFFPDASVMRDAADHVRKAGGIVIADEVQSGFGRLGQGMWGFANYGLAPDIVTMGKPIGDGHPMGAVIVRPQLVSSFGSNTGYFNTFGGNPVAAAVGIAVLDVIEGEGLIENARTVGAYTGELLAALQSRHGMVADVRHNGLYFGVELMAEDEATAAAKTSSVVEAMREDGVLISSCGPRGNVLKIRPPLPFARDNAEQLAEALDRALSNW
- a CDS encoding branched-chain amino acid ABC transporter permease, producing MSLQFIVDGLLTGSMIGLGAIGVTLTYSILRFSNFAHGDFMAWGTYATLAVVSAIGAMFGKVAPIGPLSFGWPLLVALIVGMAFTALLALLLDKILFSRLRSQGQAIIVVMASFGASMALRSLLEFIFTSRPTYFSRAIQIAMPVGFGIRITPDQIALLVLTAILVLGVHLLMTRTQTGRAMQALSQNAALARVVGIDVASVVRVTWIIGGALACVAGVMIGILVQIRPFMGFDMLLPMFAAAILGGIGSIPGAVLGGLIIGLAEAGAVQLIGAEWRAAVSFIILMAVLFVRPIGLFGVRER
- a CDS encoding GntR family transcriptional regulator, with translation MQKAAIEKNNEAIAAQLAPVGRETVQDRVYSELRRALIGGLFEPSQVLTIRGLADALVTSTMPVREALGRLITEKALEALPNRSVRVPPITLERLDDLLRARVLIEGEAIALAAARMGPRQITTIETILGEWDEMRALKHKKDVDREVTLNQSFHFEIYRSCGSAVLIPMIESLWLQSGPCIRVAIYAFSEAGEVDTAQYHRRIVEALATQDAWAAREALVADISRPFTFLRSKLQSAAAKGQI
- a CDS encoding GNAT family N-acetyltransferase, yielding MQVTEGSLPDETTDLVPGYRRVPAGKIINAVTWMEARAPVPGLAHPLAMIRVTKPDPAVYRAVFLEIGAPWLWDRAAEMSDADIAAHFADRRQHLYYGHDESGRHVGMVEFSIAGSNEIEITYFGLFPSLTGQGFGKRLMAGALDQAWRLGPIRIWLHTSSFDHHSVIGFYRACGFEPYATGFEITDDPRIKGTLPRDCAPQIPLIETEWVPGAR
- a CDS encoding GntR family transcriptional regulator, whose product is MLKLEHQTLNDRAYGALKQELISGGFSPGQILVIRKLAESFGISTTPIREALQRLVAERLLEMQNNRSIIVPLLSAPAFSELTRIRIAVEGLAGEMATSRMTESGLADIQAALGDMQRAIEAQDATAYLALNEAFHFAIYEHAGAPILLNMIRDLWGRVGPYLKLLMRADRYIPQSNDAHRGIVAALEQRNGPAVRASLEEDISVAAAVLCDNLHMAH
- a CDS encoding ABC transporter ATP-binding protein, whose amino-acid sequence is MSEAAERQGKETCVPVLTASNVVRRFGGLVAVNNVSFHVKAGEILGLIGPNGAGKTTMFDLLAGSILPTSGDILLNGTRVSGEAAHLRIGRGLGRTFQIPRPLPNLTLIENIMLAAQGQAGEKLLANFLTPWRVAAQEKAARTKALELLELVTLSHLAHEPARVLSGGQRKLLELARVMMADPAIILLDEPAAGVNATLLEVIIDRIRDINARGITFLLIEHNIDMVTRLCHRVLVMASGQLLSEGTAEEVARDPRVIEAYLGGTA
- a CDS encoding ArgE/DapE family deacylase; this encodes MPERIADEAILRAVDEGFDRQLAFLADLVRFPSQRGEEHAAQSFMAAAYEANGYAVDMWRVDVDAIRDLPGFSPVAVSYDDAFNVVATHTPKNVTGRSLILNGHIDVVPTGPLDRWVRDPYDPAIEDGWMHGRGAGDMKAGLSACLYALAALRGLGYQPAAKVFLQSVVEEECTGNGALACLQRGYRADAAFIPEPLEPRLMRAQVGPIWFKVEVDGDPQHASGAFSAGANAIEKAFLIIQALKQLEIVWNARKVDDRHFCNHPHPIRFNLGKIQGGEWTSSVPARCVFEMRVATYPGQKLEDARAELEACIADAARADPFLANRPPRMTYNGFMAEGYVLEGADEMEAVLRRSHTAVWGEPLTEHVTSATTDARFFGLYADTPAIVYGPICRMPHGYDEAVDLDSVRKVTQTIALFIADWCGLEPIDAEVRP